A window of the Diceros bicornis minor isolate mBicDic1 chromosome 30, mDicBic1.mat.cur, whole genome shotgun sequence genome harbors these coding sequences:
- the CC2D1A gene encoding coiled-coil and C2 domain-containing protein 1A isoform X2: MHKRKGPPAPPGRGAAAARQLGLLVDLSPDSLMIPEDGVNDQELEAEFLALVGGQPQALEKLKGKGPLPMEAIEKMASLCMRDLDEEEEGTDEEDVEADGDLLAELNEVLGEEQKTLECPPPVAQPRATAPGPGVEATLQERLALYQRAIESARQAGDGAKMRRYDRGLKTLENLLASVRKGSAIDEADIPPPVAVGRGPAGPPSDAPAPTPPVPEPRAFTEGPPLSAPASSLGSAKPPGPCSPGPLAQLQSRQHEYKLAALHAKQQGDTAAATRLFRVAKSFDAVLEALSRGEPVDLSHLPPPPDQLPPDPPSPPPQPPAPATVPSTPEVPPAPRTLLEALEQRMERYRTAAAQAKAKGDERKARMHERILKQYQDAIRAHKAGRAVDVAALPVPPGFPPIQGLEASEPAQQSLVGVLETAMKLANRDEGPEDEDDEEPKQPNSPPAPTAQPKAPPSRAPQSGSAPAAKAAPKGTSTRAQQQLAFLEGRKKQLLQAALRAKQKNDVEGAKMLLRQAKGLEPMLEASRSGLPVDITKVPPAPINKDDFALVQRPGPGLSQECARRYSELTKLIRQQHEMCLNHSNQFTHLGNIAETSKFEKLAEDCKRSMETLKQAFARGLPTPTARFEQRTFSVIKIFPELGSNDMLLWVVKGIGLPTPPGLSPGDLDVFVRFDFPYPNVEEAQKDKTSVIKNTDSPEFKEQFKLCINRSHRGFRRAIQTKGIKFEVVHKGGLFKTDRVLGTAQLKLDALETACEVREILEVLDGRRPTGGRLEVMVRIREPLTAQQLETTTERWLVIDPVPAALPTQVAGPKGKAPAVPAPTREPGNRSARPLHSLSVLAFDQERLERKILALRQARRPVPPEVAQQYQDTVQRSQWQRAQLEQGGAGVRREYLAQLERQLQFYTEAARRMGNDGNREAAKEALYRRNLVESELQRLRR, from the exons ATGCACAAGAGGAAAGGACCCCCGGCACCCCCGGGCcgaggcgccgccgccgcccgccag CTGGGCCTGCTGGTTGACCTCTCTCCAGACAGCCTGATGATCCCCGAGGACGGAGTTAATGACCAGGAACTGGAGGCCGAGTTCTTGGCTCTGGTGGGGGGCCAGCCGCAAGCCCTGGAGAAGCTCAAAGGCAAAG GTCCCCTGCCCATGGAGGCCATTGAGAAGATGGCCAGCCTGTGCATGAGAGACCTggacgaggaggaggaggggacggACGAAGAGGATGTGGAGGCTGATGGCGACCTGCTG GCGGAACTGAATGAGGTCCTTGGGGAGGAGCAGAAGACTTTGGAGTGCCCCCCTCCTGTGGCCCAG CCCAGGGCCACAGCCCCGGGCCCCGGGGTGGAGGCCACCTTGCAGGAGAGGCTGGCCCTCTACCAGAGAGCAATCGAAAGCGCTAGGCAAGCCGGGGATGGTGCCAAGATGCGGCGCTACGACCGGGGCCTGAAG ACGCTCGAGAACCTGCTGGCCTCTGTCCGGAAGGGCAGCGCCATCGACGAAGCGGACATCCCGCCGCCCGTGGCCGTGGGGAGGGGCCCCGCCGGCCCGCCCAGCGATGCCCCCGCGCCCACCCCGCCGGTGCCGGAGCCCAGGGCGTTCACGGAGGGTCCCCCTCTCAGTGCCCCAGCCTCGTCTCTGGGCTCGGCTAAGCCCCCAG GTCCCTGCAGCCCTGGCCCCCTGGCCCAGCTGCAGAGCCGCCAGCATGAGTACAAGCTGGCTGCCCTCCACGCCAAGCAGCAGGGAGACACCGCCGCTGCCACCAGACTCTTCCGCGTGGCCAAG AGCTTTGACGCTGTCTTAGAGGCCCTGAGCCGGGGGGAGCCTGTGGACCTGTCCCACCTGCCCCCTCCACCTG ACCAGCTGCCCCCAgacccaccatcaccaccaccgcaGCCTCCAGCTCCCGCCACCGTGCCCTCCACGCCAG AGGTCCCCCCAGCCCCGCGGACTCTCCTGGAGGCGCTGGAGCAGCGGATGGAGCGCTACCGCACGGCCGCAGCCCAGGCCAAGGCCAAAGGAGACGAGCGCAAGGCTCGCATGCACGAGCGCATCCTCAAG CAATACCAAGATGCCATCCGAGCCCACAAAGCTGGCCGAGCCGTGGATGTGGCCGCGCTGCCCGTGCCCCCAG GCTTTCCCCCCATCCAGGGCCTGGAGGCCAGCGAGCCTGCCCAGCAGAGCCTGGTGGGAGTGCTGGAGACCGCCATGAAGCTGGCCAACCGGGATGAAGGCCCAGAGGACGAAGACGATGAGGAGCCTAAGCAG CCCAACAGCCCTCCAGCCCCCACAGCCCAGCCCAAGGCCCCACCCTCCAGGGCACCCCAGTCAGGATCCGCCCCAGCAGCCAAGGCAGCCCCCAAAGGCACATCCACCAGAG CCCAGCAGCAGCTGGCCTTCCTGGAGGGCCGTAAGAAGCAACTCCTGCAGGCCGCGCTGCGAGCCAAGCAGAAGAATGACGTGGAgggcgccaagatgctcctgcggCAGGCCAAGGGGCTGGAGCCCATGCTGGAGGCCTCCCGCAGCGGGCTGCCCGTGGACATCACCAAG GTGCCGCCGGCCCCCATCAACAAGGACGACTTTGCCCTGGTCCAGCGGCCGGGCCCAGGTCTCTCTCAGGAGTGCGCCCGGCGCTACAGTGAACTCACCAAGCTCATTAGGCAGCAGCACGAG ATGTGCCTGAACCACTCTAACCAGTTCACCCACCTGGGCAACATCGCCGAAACCAGCAA ATTTGAGAAGCTGGCAGAAGACTGTAAGCGGAGCATGGAGACTCTGAAGCAGGCCTTCGCCCGGGGTCTGCCCACACCCACTGCCCGCTTCGAGCAGAGAACCTTCAGTGTCATCAA GATCTTCCCTGAGCTCGGCAGCAATGACATGCTCCTGTGGGTTGTGAAGGGCATCGGCCTGCCCACGCCACCAG GGCTGTCCCCCGGCGACCTGGATGTCTTCGTTCGGTTCGACTTCCCCTATCCCAATGTG GAAGAAGCTCAGAAAGACAAGACCAGCGTGATCAAGAACACAGACTCCCCTG AGTTCAAGGAGCAGTTCAAACTCTGCATCAACCGCAGCCACCGCGGCTTCCGAAGGGCCATCCAGACCAAAGGCATCAAGTTCGAAGTGGTCCACAAGGG GGGGCTTTTCAAGACCGACCGGGTCCTGGGCACAGCGCAGCTGAAGCTGGATGCCCTGGAGACAGCGTGTGAGGTCCGGGAGATTCTGGAG GTCCTGGATGGTCGCCGGCCCACCGGGGGGAGGCTAGAGGTGATGGTCCGGATCCGGGAGCCACTGACAGCTCAGCAGTTGGAGACCACGACTGAGAGGTGGCTGGTCATCGACCCCGTGCCAGCCGCCTTGCCCACG CAGGTTGCTGGGCCCAAAGGGAAGGCTCCTGCTGTACCTGCCCCAACAAGGGAGCCAGGGAACAG ATCAGCCCGGCCCCTGCATAGCCTCAGCGTACTGGCCTTCGACCAAGAGCGTCTGGAGCGGAAG ATCCTGGCCCTCAGGCAGGCGCGGCGGCCGGTGCCCCCGGAAGTGGCCCAGCAGTACCAGGACACCGTGCAACGCAGCCAGTGGCAGAGGGCTCAGCTGGAGCAGGGCGGCGCCGGCGTCCGGCGGG AGTACCTGGCCCAGCTGGAGCGGCAGCTGCAGTTCTACACGGAGGCCGCCCGGCGCATGGGCAACGACGGCAACAGA GAGGCCGCAAAGGAGGCGCTGTACAGGCGGAACCTGGTCGAGAGCGAG CTGCAGCGGCTCCGCAGGTGA